Genomic DNA from Amycolatopsis alba DSM 44262:
GTGATCCGGCACCACCTGGTGGAAGGGGTGTCGCTCAACGGATAAAAGGTACCCCGGGGATAACAGGCTGATCTTGCCCAAGAGTCCATATCGACGGCATGGTTTGGCACCTCGATGTCGGCTCGTCGCATCCTGGGGCCGGAGTAGGTCCCAAGGGTTGGGCTGTTCGCCCATTAAAGCGGCACGCGAGCTGGGTTTAGAACGTCGTGAGACAGTTCGGTCCCTATCCGCCGCGCGCGTAGGATACTTGAGGAAGGCTGTCCCTAGTACGAGAGGACCGGGACGGACGAACCTCTGGTATGCCAGTTGTCACGCCAGTGGCATGGCTGGTTGGCCACGTTCGGAAGGGATAACCGCTGAAGGCATCTAAGCGGGAAGCCTGTTCCAAGATGAGGTATCCCACCCCATGTGGGTTAAGGCCCCCAACAGACCATTGGGTTGATAGGCCAGAAATGGAAGCACAGTAATGTGTTGTCGAGTTGACTGGTACTAATAGGCCGAGGACTTGCCCACAAAGATGTTACGCATCCACTCTACAGCTCTGAAACACCACACAACCACCAATTTGTATTGGTGGAAGTGGTTGTTTCACAGTGTTTCGGTGGTTATAGCGTCAGGGAAACGCCCGGTCCCATTCCGAACCCGGAAGCTAAGCCTGACAGCGCCGATGGTACTGCAACCGAAGGGTTGTGGGAGAGTAGGACACCGCCGGACTAACATTGAAACAAGGTCTGGGACCTGGTCGAGAACCCTAGAGGTTTTCCCAGGTCCCAGACCTTTTTTCATACCCAAACCCGCTCGGTGATAGCAAAGGTCCCTTGCTGTCACCGAGGCATCGCTCAGTCGCTCCGCCGGCCGACTGTGCGTCGGCGGACCGGCGAGGAGAAGACCAGCGAGGTCGTCGTCTCCCCATAACGCTGCATCCGCTCTACGAGCTCCTCCAACTCCGCGGTGTTCCGGCAGGCAACCCGCACTAGCCAGCACTCGTCTCCCGTGACGTGATCAGCGTCGAGCACCTGGGGCAGTACGAGGATGGCTTCACGAAAGCGAGCGGTGTCGAGACTGCGCACCTTCGCCCGGACCATCGCTTCGATCGGGAGCCCGAGCTTCTTCAAGTCGACGCTGGCCGAGTAGCCGGTGATGATCCCCTTCTCCTCAAGGCGCCGGATCCGCTCGGTCACCGCGGGTGCCGACAGCGATACTCGTCGGCCGAGCTCCGAGAAAGTCAGTCGGCCGTCAGACTGGAGCAGTTCGAGCAGCTGCCAGTCGAGAGCATCGAGGTTCACTGAACTCCAGGTCGATCGTCGTGCCTGCCAGGAATCTCCAGGCTAGCCGTCGGCGGGACCTGGATTCTCCGATGTTGTGGACGATCACTGATCGGGAGGATTGAGGCATGACGACCGAATCCCGCGTACTGACGTTTCCGGCCTTGGACAGCGCGACCGCGGCCGCGGTCCTGCGTGCCGAACTCGCTCTCGACGTGGATCCCGATGACCTTGTCCAAGACCTCACCTCCGGAGCCTGGCAGGACTACGTGATCGTCGAGACCCGCGCTCCCGAAGCCTTCGCGTCGGCTCGCATCCCCGGTGCGATCAATCTCCCGTACCGAGACATGACGCCCGAGTCGGTCAGTCGGCTCGACCGTGACCTCGTCTATGTCTGCTATTGCGAGAGCATCCACTGCAATGCCGCGACGAAGGGAGCCCTGAAGCTCGCGGAGTTCGGTTTCAAGGTCAAACGCCTGTCAGGAGGCATCACCGCCTGGCAGGCGGCAGGCTATCCCGTTGACCGGGACGCCCTCACGTCCACTTCCGCGCCCACCCCAAGCTGCGCCTGCTGACCAACGAGATCAGGGGACCTTTGCTATCGCGCCGCCCCGAGCGATAGCAAAGGTCCCCTGATCTCTTGGCGGTCGTAGGCTGGGGTGGTGACCGCTCCCAAACTGCTCGTCATCCAGCCAGATGAATCAGATCCGATCGGCCCTCTCGGCGACTGGCTCACCGAGGCAGGAGCTGAGCTCGACATCAGGTTGCCGCCCGGTCAGAGTCTCCCCGTCGATCTTGATGGGTACGCGGGCGTTGTATGTCTTGGCGGAGAGATGGGTGCCAACGACGACTCCGCTCATCCGTGGCTCTCGGACGTCCGGAAGCTTCTTGCGAAGGCTGCGGGCGCGCGCATCCCGACGCTCGCGATCTGCCTCGGCGGTCAACTCCTGGCGGTGGCGTTGGGCGGCACTGTCGTCGCCGGCGATCAAGGTCCCGAGGTCGGCCCAGGGCTTGTGTCCAAGAAGGACGCCGCCTGGACCGATCCGCTGTTCGCGGACCTGCCCCTCATGCAGGACGTCCTGCAGTTCCACAACGACGCGATCACCCGGCTGCCCGCCGGCGCCGAGCTTCTTGCTTCCTCCCCGCGGTATGCCTACCAAGCCTTTCGATTCGACCGTTGTGCCTACGGTGTCCAGTTCCATATCGAGACGACACCGGATCTGGTCCTGGACTGGGCAAGGCAGTCGCCGGAAATGGCGGAACTCACCCGGCCGGACGTACTGACCCTGGAAAACCTCGTTCGGGTGCATGCCGATATCACCGAAACCTGGCGGCCGTTCGCGCACCGCTTCGTCCGACTGGTGTCCGGTGACCTCGCTCCGGCTGCGGAACGTCAACGTACATTGCCGATGGCTTAACAACTTATGTCTCAAATACGTATGGGTTGTTAACACTCCTGTCTGGCTGTCAGGTACCTTGCGAAGGGAGTTTCGAAAGGGTTCGGAGGTCGGGGTGGAGCCCTCAGTGTTGGTCGTGCTCGTCGTCGTCACGGCCCTAGTTTTCGATTTCACAAACGGTTTCCATGACACGGCCAACTCGATGGCGACGTCGATCGCCACCGGA
This window encodes:
- a CDS encoding Lrp/AsnC family transcriptional regulator — protein: MNLDALDWQLLELLQSDGRLTFSELGRRVSLSAPAVTERIRRLEEKGIITGYSASVDLKKLGLPIEAMVRAKVRSLDTARFREAILVLPQVLDADHVTGDECWLVRVACRNTAELEELVERMQRYGETTTSLVFSSPVRRRTVGRRSD
- a CDS encoding type 1 glutamine amidotransferase, which encodes MTAPKLLVIQPDESDPIGPLGDWLTEAGAELDIRLPPGQSLPVDLDGYAGVVCLGGEMGANDDSAHPWLSDVRKLLAKAAGARIPTLAICLGGQLLAVALGGTVVAGDQGPEVGPGLVSKKDAAWTDPLFADLPLMQDVLQFHNDAITRLPAGAELLASSPRYAYQAFRFDRCAYGVQFHIETTPDLVLDWARQSPEMAELTRPDVLTLENLVRVHADITETWRPFAHRFVRLVSGDLAPAAERQRTLPMA
- a CDS encoding rhodanese-like domain-containing protein, producing the protein MTTESRVLTFPALDSATAAAVLRAELALDVDPDDLVQDLTSGAWQDYVIVETRAPEAFASARIPGAINLPYRDMTPESVSRLDRDLVYVCYCESIHCNAATKGALKLAEFGFKVKRLSGGITAWQAAGYPVDRDALTSTSAPTPSCAC